A stretch of DNA from Candidatus Neomarinimicrobiota bacterium:
AAAGGTTTAGCCCATGTCGTAAAAATATCCGAAAGTTTTATTGGAGATAGCCCGTTCGTGTTCTATCTCGGGGATAACATCGTGGTGGGAGGGATAAAGAGATTCTTAGATGAATTCACGGAATCCGAATCGAACTGTCATCTTGTTTTATCCGAAGTCAAAGACCCGCAACGGTTCGGCGTCCCTGAGATTGAGAAAGACAGAATAATCGGCGTAGAAGAGAAACCGGCAAAACCAAAAAGTAATTTTGCCGTTACAGGGATATACTTTTACGACTCGAATATTTTTCAGGCCGTAAACAGCATAAAGCCGTCGAAACGGGGTGAACTTGAGATTTCCGACGCTCATCAGTTTCTATTGGATAAGGGACTTAAGATCACTTTTTCAGAAATAACCGGATGGTGGAAAGACACGGGAAAACCTGAAGATCTTCTCGAAGCAAACCGGCTTGTACTCGACAAGATGTCCGAGAGCAACATTATCGGAGATGTGGATTCCGCTTCGGAAGTAGTGGGAAATGTTGTGATAGGCAAAGGGAGTGTAATTAAAAACAGCCGTATTCGCGGTCCTGCCGTTATCGGTGAAGGGTGTACTATCGAAAATTCATTTGTAGGACCGTATACGTCAATTCATGACGGAACTAATATTTACGACAGCGCTGTAGAGTTCAGCATCATCCTTCGGAACTGCGTCATTAGAGGGATGGAACAGCGAATGGACGGTAGTATAATCGGAGACGAAGTCGAGATAGTCAGGCGCCTTGAAAGACCGTTGACGAATCGGTTCATGATGGCTGATCACAGCAGGATGGAGATAGTCTCTTAGAGAGGATGGCAGATCCGAAGGAAAAGGATCATACGTACTTTGTAGGAGTTGCCGGAAATATAGGCGCAGGGAAAACCACCCTTACGGATATAATCGCCGAACGGTTTAATTGGAAACCGTATTATGAAATGGTTGTAGATAATCCTTACCTCTCCGATTTCTATGGTGATATGCGGCGATGGTCGTTCAACCTTCAAGTATTCTTTTTGTCAAACCGGTTCAAAACTCACAAGGAGATGGAAGATTCAGGCTTTTCTTGTGTGCAGGACAGAACTATTTACGAGGACGTAGAGATTTTTGCCTTTAACCTGCGGGAGATGGGCAACATGTCGCAGCGGGATTATGATAACTATCGTGAACTCTTCTCG
This window harbors:
- a CDS encoding deoxynucleoside kinase encodes the protein MADPKEKDHTYFVGVAGNIGAGKTTLTDIIAERFNWKPYYEMVVDNPYLSDFYGDMRRWSFNLQVFFLSNRFKTHKEMEDSGFSCVQDRTIYEDVEIFAFNLREMGNMSQRDYDNYRELFSIMTSYLKKPDLIVYLKASTDTLLSRIRKRGREFEKTISPEYLHMLNIAYEHWIERAQKEQNIYVIESDNINVLTDHDKVQHILDTIREYCPE
- a CDS encoding glucose-1-phosphate thymidylyltransferase produces the protein MNFKAVLTTGGRGTRLRPLTHTKNKHLIPIANKPIIHYALEYLAEAGITEVGIVTKGEGIEMKDALGTGEKWGLNLTYIPQESPKGLAHVVKISESFIGDSPFVFYLGDNIVVGGIKRFLDEFTESESNCHLVLSEVKDPQRFGVPEIEKDRIIGVEEKPAKPKSNFAVTGIYFYDSNIFQAVNSIKPSKRGELEISDAHQFLLDKGLKITFSEITGWWKDTGKPEDLLEANRLVLDKMSESNIIGDVDSASEVVGNVVIGKGSVIKNSRIRGPAVIGEGCTIENSFVGPYTSIHDGTNIYDSAVEFSIILRNCVIRGMEQRMDGSIIGDEVEIVRRLERPLTNRFMMADHSRMEIVS